The following proteins come from a genomic window of Corallococcus sp. NCRR:
- the fadI gene encoding acetyl-CoA C-acyltransferase FadI yields the protein MASEKRNGHRRVAIVRGLRTPFAKAGTVFANLTALDLGRMVVQELVQRSDLDPNEINQVVFGQVIPTLTAPSIAREVVLAAGLPKRIDAFTVARACATSIQSMVAGANAIALGDADVVIAGGTESLSDAPIFTSRPLAHALAASSKGKSLPDKLKPFQKLKAKDLIPVPPAIAEYSTGETMGESAEKMAKENGITREEQDLIAFNSHQNAARAWKEGLFDGEVMHVTVPPKYEQTATKDNIVREDTSLEALAKLKPVFDRRYGSVTAGNASPLTDGAAALLLMSEEKAKALGYEPLGFLRSHAFAATDPGDQLLQGPAYAAPVALKRAGMKLSDIDLVEMHEAFAAQVASNLQALASKEFAKKAGFNSPVGEVDRSRLNVTGGSISIGHPFGATGARIITQALNELKRRNKNTVLCTVCAAGGLGAAVILERA from the coding sequence ATGGCAAGCGAGAAGCGCAACGGCCACCGGCGGGTGGCCATCGTCCGCGGGCTGCGGACGCCGTTCGCGAAGGCGGGCACCGTCTTCGCGAACCTGACGGCGCTGGACCTGGGCCGGATGGTGGTCCAGGAGCTGGTGCAGCGCAGCGACCTGGACCCCAACGAAATCAACCAGGTCGTCTTCGGACAGGTCATCCCCACGCTGACCGCGCCCTCCATCGCGCGCGAAGTGGTGCTGGCGGCGGGCCTGCCCAAGCGCATTGACGCCTTCACGGTGGCGCGCGCCTGCGCCACGTCCATCCAGTCCATGGTGGCGGGCGCCAACGCCATCGCGCTGGGCGACGCGGACGTCGTCATCGCCGGTGGCACGGAGTCCCTGTCGGACGCGCCCATCTTCACCAGCCGCCCGCTGGCGCACGCGCTGGCCGCGTCGTCCAAGGGCAAGAGCCTCCCGGACAAGCTCAAGCCCTTCCAGAAGCTCAAGGCCAAGGACCTCATCCCCGTGCCCCCCGCCATCGCCGAGTACTCCACCGGCGAGACCATGGGCGAGAGCGCGGAGAAGATGGCCAAGGAGAACGGCATCACCCGCGAGGAGCAGGACCTCATCGCGTTCAACTCGCACCAGAACGCGGCCCGCGCCTGGAAGGAGGGCCTGTTCGACGGCGAGGTGATGCACGTCACCGTGCCGCCCAAGTACGAGCAGACCGCCACGAAGGACAACATCGTGCGCGAGGACACCAGCCTGGAGGCGCTCGCCAAGCTCAAGCCGGTGTTCGACCGCCGCTATGGCAGCGTCACCGCCGGCAACGCGTCCCCGCTGACGGACGGCGCCGCGGCGCTGCTGCTCATGAGCGAGGAGAAGGCGAAGGCGCTGGGCTACGAGCCGCTGGGCTTCCTGCGCTCGCACGCCTTCGCCGCCACGGACCCGGGCGACCAACTGCTCCAGGGCCCGGCGTACGCGGCGCCCGTGGCGCTCAAGCGCGCGGGGATGAAGCTGTCGGACATCGACCTGGTGGAGATGCACGAGGCCTTCGCCGCGCAGGTGGCGAGCAACCTCCAGGCGCTGGCGTCCAAGGAGTTCGCGAAGAAGGCGGGCTTCAATTCTCCGGTCGGTGAGGTGGACCGCTCGCGGCTGAACGTGACGGGCGGCTCCATCTCCATCGGGCACCCGTTCGGTGCCACGGGCGCGCGCATCATCACGCAGGCCCTCAACGAGCTGAAGCGTCGGAACAAGAACACGGTGCTGTGCACCGTCTGCGCCGCGGGTGGCCTGGGCGCCGCGGTCATCCTGGAGCGTGCGTGA
- a CDS encoding caspase family protein: MLLPEEPRVSRLLFIPVVLALVALGACRSVEPREKGRAVRVRLDDGALASAQEGERHALLIGISAYTDPAWNGLRYAAKDADDLGRVLADPARGGFRSVTVLTRPEQTTRTSVLAALQALEARPWRPQDTVVVYVSGHGSLARDVRGELQRYLVTSDTRYRDVAGTGLDMATLEQSLERLGSRRRVLVLATCHSGTGKSLLPPEVRDELARTKASFLPQPLEAASRASLVLSASDWGEAAREDDALANDIYTHFLIQALDGSGDRNRDGAVSATEAHDWARRNTWAYTEGRQRPSAQILEVGADPVLLSGTLQRPGQPEVFSYSARLEGFTLKVDGHDAGELPGGVVVPEGRRKLELRKGGQVLWEDTVALRSGERRELEAFLRPKADGPKRTVTLGGGVLGFLDGQSREQVLPASAQAGVGLGWEGVLLDGKLDLWVDVAAGQGRQSLRLDPGGDVPVRHRSLLVGVAVGPTWTWGRLGLSTGPRVAGLWLQRSFQLELLDRNEQYVTAWPGWMAALSFRFSPVWMVEARAQALWAYVPVDGQTRTVGFGGLMLAGGYRF, translated from the coding sequence ATGCTGCTCCCTGAGGAGCCGCGCGTGTCCCGCCTGCTGTTCATCCCCGTGGTGCTGGCGCTGGTGGCGCTCGGCGCGTGCCGCTCCGTGGAGCCGCGGGAGAAGGGCCGCGCGGTGCGGGTGCGCCTGGATGACGGCGCGCTGGCGTCCGCGCAGGAGGGCGAACGGCACGCGCTGCTCATCGGCATCTCCGCGTACACGGACCCCGCCTGGAACGGGCTGCGCTACGCGGCGAAGGACGCGGACGACCTGGGCCGGGTGCTGGCGGATCCGGCGCGCGGAGGCTTCCGCTCCGTGACGGTGCTCACGCGGCCGGAGCAGACGACGCGCACGTCGGTGCTCGCCGCCCTCCAGGCGCTGGAGGCGCGTCCCTGGCGGCCCCAGGACACGGTGGTCGTCTACGTGTCCGGACACGGTTCACTGGCGCGCGACGTGAGGGGCGAGCTGCAGCGCTACCTGGTGACGTCCGACACCCGCTACCGGGACGTGGCCGGTACGGGGCTGGACATGGCCACGTTGGAGCAGTCGCTGGAGCGGCTGGGGTCGCGGCGGCGCGTGCTGGTGCTGGCCACGTGTCACAGCGGCACGGGCAAGTCGCTCTTGCCGCCGGAGGTCCGCGACGAGCTCGCGCGCACCAAGGCGTCCTTCCTGCCGCAGCCGCTGGAGGCCGCGAGCCGCGCCTCGCTGGTGCTGTCCGCGAGCGATTGGGGCGAGGCCGCGCGCGAGGACGACGCGCTGGCCAATGACATCTACACGCACTTCCTCATCCAGGCGCTGGACGGAAGCGGCGACCGCAACCGCGACGGCGCGGTGAGCGCCACCGAGGCCCACGACTGGGCCCGCCGCAACACCTGGGCCTATACGGAGGGGCGCCAGCGTCCCAGCGCGCAGATATTGGAGGTGGGCGCGGATCCGGTGCTGCTCTCCGGCACGTTGCAGCGGCCGGGGCAGCCGGAGGTCTTCTCCTACAGCGCGAGGCTGGAGGGCTTCACGCTCAAGGTGGACGGCCACGACGCAGGCGAGCTGCCCGGAGGCGTGGTGGTGCCCGAAGGCCGGCGCAAGCTGGAGCTGCGCAAGGGCGGCCAGGTGTTGTGGGAGGACACCGTGGCGCTGCGCTCCGGCGAGCGGCGGGAGCTGGAAGCATTCCTGCGCCCCAAGGCGGACGGGCCCAAGCGCACGGTGACGCTGGGCGGAGGCGTGCTCGGCTTCCTGGATGGACAGAGCCGCGAGCAGGTGCTGCCGGCGTCGGCGCAGGCGGGCGTGGGGCTGGGCTGGGAGGGCGTGCTCCTGGACGGGAAGCTGGACCTCTGGGTAGACGTGGCGGCGGGGCAGGGGCGTCAGTCGCTGCGGTTGGACCCGGGCGGAGACGTGCCGGTGCGACACCGCTCGCTGCTCGTGGGCGTGGCGGTGGGGCCCACGTGGACGTGGGGCCGGCTGGGGCTGTCCACCGGACCGCGCGTGGCCGGATTGTGGTTGCAGCGCTCCTTCCAGTTGGAGTTGTTGGACCGGAACGAGCAGTACGTTACGGCCTGGCCGGGATGGATGGCCGCGCTGTCGTTCCGCTTCAGCCCGGTGTGGATGGTGGAGGCGCGCGCGCAGGCGTTGTGGGCCTACGTCCCGGTGGACGGGCAGACGCGCACGGTGGGCTTTGGAGGCCTGATGCTGGCCGGAGGGTACCGCTTCTGA
- a CDS encoding RNA polymerase sigma factor: MHPLTWTGIALEALPRHAVVARVRGAGGEGAMTELELADCIRRAARGEQAACGQLYQRFHGAVRRVAQGSGVLGAAEVEDAVQETFVRAFRELPRLQHPRAFSGWLLTIARHHAYALSRGAKARARVEEDLARELDTAAPALPPSLTLERRVAVVRELIEGLPEGPEKETVRLFYLEGELSAREIADRLGLGKSAVTMRLERFRARVKRELLARLLAAEVG, from the coding sequence TTGCATCCGCTCACCTGGACCGGCATCGCGTTGGAGGCCCTGCCCCGGCACGCGGTCGTCGCGCGCGTGCGCGGAGCGGGCGGGGAGGGCGCCATGACGGAGCTGGAGCTGGCGGACTGCATCCGCCGGGCGGCGCGGGGTGAGCAGGCCGCGTGCGGTCAGCTCTACCAGCGCTTCCACGGGGCCGTGCGCCGCGTGGCCCAGGGCTCGGGCGTCCTGGGCGCGGCGGAGGTGGAGGACGCGGTGCAGGAGACGTTCGTGCGCGCCTTCCGCGAGCTGCCCCGGCTCCAGCACCCGCGCGCGTTCAGCGGCTGGCTGCTGACCATCGCGAGGCATCACGCCTACGCGCTCAGCCGGGGCGCGAAGGCTCGGGCCCGCGTGGAGGAGGACCTGGCGCGCGAGTTGGACACCGCCGCCCCCGCGCTGCCGCCGTCATTGACGCTGGAGCGCCGCGTGGCCGTGGTGCGCGAGCTCATCGAAGGACTGCCCGAGGGCCCGGAGAAGGAGACCGTCCGGCTCTTCTATCTGGAGGGCGAGCTGAGCGCGCGGGAGATCGCCGACCGGCTGGGGCTGGGCAAGAGCGCGGTGACGATGCGGCTGGAGCGCTTCCGGGCCCGCGTGAAGCGCGAGCTGCTGGCGCGGCTCCTGGCCGCGGAGGTGGGCTGA
- a CDS encoding serine hydrolase domain-containing protein translates to MSQRMVLLCAVWLMACGGKRGPSGPGSPPDRIEDGWAVASFEDTGVRRPWFDALEHDVSEGTVETPDAVLVAKGGQLVYERYWNDFTREKAHDLRSATKSVTSLLVGMAHERGLLPDLDAPVLPLLPRLSPVKNADPRKERITLRHLLQMRSGLSCDDWDPESPGNEERMYDTDDWARFIVDVPMRDEPGTVTRYCTGGVVLLGAVLEHVSGRSITDLSREWLFTPMQVQDVTWQPAGKRGTDTGGHLRLRPRDFLKVGQLMLDGGAWRGERRVSEAWVAESGNALGPLGDANYGLLWWSARFVIQGTPVEVSFARGNGGQYVFVAPSLGVTAAFTGSHYNDAGSALPLVLFGQYVLPAALGLERPGPRGGLVSSVRR, encoded by the coding sequence ATGTCCCAGCGGATGGTGCTGCTGTGCGCGGTGTGGCTCATGGCGTGTGGAGGCAAGCGGGGGCCCTCGGGGCCGGGGTCGCCTCCGGACCGGATTGAGGACGGCTGGGCCGTGGCCTCCTTCGAGGACACTGGCGTGCGGCGCCCGTGGTTCGACGCGCTGGAGCACGACGTGTCCGAGGGCACGGTCGAAACGCCAGACGCGGTGCTCGTCGCGAAGGGGGGCCAGCTCGTCTACGAGCGCTACTGGAACGACTTCACGCGGGAGAAGGCGCACGACCTGAGGTCCGCCACCAAGAGCGTCACGTCGCTGCTGGTGGGCATGGCGCACGAGCGGGGCCTGCTGCCGGACCTGGACGCACCGGTGCTCCCGCTCTTGCCGCGCCTGTCGCCGGTGAAGAACGCGGATCCGCGCAAGGAGCGCATCACGCTGCGCCACCTGCTCCAGATGCGCTCCGGGCTGTCGTGCGACGACTGGGACCCCGAGTCCCCCGGCAACGAAGAGCGGATGTACGACACGGACGACTGGGCTCGCTTCATCGTGGACGTGCCCATGCGGGACGAGCCCGGCACGGTGACGCGCTACTGCACGGGCGGCGTGGTGCTGCTGGGCGCGGTGCTGGAGCACGTCAGCGGCCGCTCCATCACGGACCTGTCGCGCGAGTGGCTGTTCACGCCGATGCAGGTCCAGGACGTCACCTGGCAGCCCGCGGGCAAGAGGGGCACGGACACCGGCGGCCACCTGCGCCTGCGTCCGCGCGACTTCCTCAAGGTGGGGCAGTTGATGCTTGACGGTGGTGCGTGGCGGGGCGAGCGCCGGGTCTCCGAGGCGTGGGTGGCGGAGTCCGGCAATGCGCTGGGGCCGCTGGGCGACGCGAACTACGGGCTCCTGTGGTGGAGCGCCCGCTTCGTCATCCAGGGCACGCCGGTGGAGGTGTCCTTCGCGCGGGGCAACGGCGGGCAGTACGTCTTCGTCGCGCCTTCGCTGGGCGTCACCGCGGCCTTCACCGGCAGCCATTATAATGATGCGGGCTCCGCGCTCCCCCTGGTCCTGTTCGGACAGTACGTGCTGCCGGCGGCGCTCGGGCTGGAGCGCCCGGGGCCCCGGGGCGGCCTCGTGTCGTCCGTCCGACGGTGA
- a CDS encoding carboxypeptidase-like regulatory domain-containing protein, producing the protein MRARTCGGALVLALVGCGGFDNGDLRTGTVRGRVLGAESGVARVSVLGHSELRATVAADGRFELDGVPAVSLELFVVASRTQAARTPVMAQGARVTDVGDIQGRPGAFLTVRVRDEQGAIPPDVEVELRGTGEDRAKVDTSSGEVRLGPLPAGCYALEVKADDLEDVETEVCVREGEERVQPITLPADDDDGGDDDGGSDDHGGRDGG; encoded by the coding sequence ATGCGAGCCAGGACATGCGGCGGAGCGCTGGTGCTGGCGCTCGTGGGCTGTGGCGGATTCGACAACGGAGACCTGCGCACGGGCACCGTGCGAGGCCGCGTGCTGGGCGCGGAGTCCGGAGTGGCGCGCGTCAGCGTGCTGGGCCATTCGGAGCTGCGCGCGACGGTGGCCGCGGACGGCCGCTTCGAGCTGGACGGCGTGCCGGCGGTGTCGCTGGAGCTGTTCGTGGTCGCCTCGCGCACGCAGGCGGCGAGGACGCCCGTGATGGCGCAGGGAGCCCGGGTCACCGACGTGGGTGACATCCAGGGGAGGCCCGGTGCCTTCCTGACGGTGAGGGTGCGGGACGAGCAGGGCGCCATCCCACCCGACGTCGAGGTGGAGCTGCGAGGCACGGGAGAAGACCGAGCCAAGGTGGACACGAGCAGCGGCGAGGTGCGCCTGGGGCCGCTGCCCGCGGGCTGCTACGCGCTGGAGGTCAAGGCCGACGACCTGGAGGACGTGGAGACCGAGGTCTGCGTCCGGGAAGGCGAGGAGCGCGTGCAGCCCATCACGCTGCCCGCGGATGACGATGACGGTGGAGACGACGACGGCGGCAGCGACGACCACGGCGGGCGGGACGGCGGCTGA
- the uvrA gene encoding excinuclease ABC subunit UvrA: MAPPKAPRTRKASDPSGFVRVRGAREHNLKHVDVDIPRDALVVFTGVSGSGKSSLAFGTLYAEAQRRYFESVAPYARRLIDQVGVPEVDAIDGLPPAVALQQHRGAPTSRSSVGSVTTLSNSVRMLYSRAGNYPPKLERLDSDAFSPNTPAGACPRCHGIGRVFEVTERSMVPDDSLSIRERAVAAWPPAWHGQNLRDILVTLGYDIDKPWRDLPKKDRQWILFTDEQPTVPVYAGFTSAEVKRAMARKEPPSYMGTFTGAKRYVMTTFATTQSAMMKKRVARYMVASDCALCEGKRLKRESLSVTFAGRDIGELSRLPLEQVADLIRPTAEGKGKDADVMAREHPEKLIVAQRITKDLLARIQVLTDLGLGYLSLERSTPTLSPGELQRLRLATQVRSNLFGVVYVMDEPSAGLHPADTEALLTALDRLKEAGNSLFVVEHEVDVIRHADWIVDVGPAAGEHGGRVLYSGTPEGLAKVEASRTRRYLFEEEALRRREPREPTGRLRLEGVKRNNLRGLAVDFPLGVFTTVTGVSGSGKSSLVSQALVELVAARLGQTLAPEEEEGEPLDREPVMASEGHIKEGMEAIRRMVTVDQKPIGRTPRSNLATYTGLFDHVRKLFAATPLSKSRKYGAGRFSFNTAGGRCDTCEGEGFVSVELLFLPSVYAPCPTCHGTRYNAKTLEVRYREKNIADVLGLTVDGAFDFFTEEPPLQRALKVLRDVGLGYLRLGQPATELSGGEAQRIKLATELQRTQHGDTLYVLDEPTTGLHPADVDKLMTQLEGLVDAGNTVIVVEHDLRVIAASDHVIDVGPGAGNAGGRVVAQGTPEQVAKVKESRTAPYLARVLR, translated from the coding sequence ATGGCACCTCCCAAAGCACCTCGTACCCGCAAGGCCTCCGACCCCTCCGGCTTCGTCCGCGTCCGGGGCGCCCGCGAACACAACCTGAAGCACGTGGACGTGGACATCCCTCGCGACGCGCTGGTGGTCTTCACCGGCGTGTCCGGCTCCGGCAAGTCGTCGCTGGCGTTCGGGACGCTCTACGCGGAGGCGCAGCGGCGCTACTTCGAATCCGTGGCCCCGTATGCCCGGCGCCTGATTGATCAGGTGGGCGTGCCGGAGGTGGACGCCATCGACGGGCTGCCCCCGGCGGTGGCGCTCCAGCAGCACCGGGGCGCTCCGACGTCGCGTTCCTCGGTGGGCAGCGTGACGACGCTGTCGAACTCCGTGCGCATGCTGTACTCGCGCGCCGGCAATTACCCGCCGAAGCTGGAGCGGCTGGACTCGGACGCGTTCTCCCCGAACACGCCCGCGGGCGCGTGCCCCAGGTGCCACGGCATCGGCCGCGTGTTCGAGGTCACCGAGCGCTCCATGGTGCCGGATGACTCCTTGAGCATCCGCGAGCGCGCCGTCGCCGCGTGGCCGCCCGCGTGGCACGGCCAGAACCTGCGCGACATCCTGGTGACGCTCGGGTACGACATCGACAAGCCCTGGCGCGACCTGCCGAAGAAGGACCGCCAGTGGATCCTCTTCACGGACGAGCAGCCCACGGTCCCCGTCTACGCGGGCTTCACGTCCGCGGAGGTGAAGCGGGCCATGGCCCGCAAGGAGCCGCCCAGCTACATGGGCACCTTCACGGGCGCGAAGCGCTACGTGATGACCACCTTCGCGACGACGCAGAGCGCGATGATGAAGAAGCGCGTCGCCCGGTACATGGTCGCCAGCGACTGCGCGCTGTGCGAGGGCAAGCGCCTGAAGCGCGAGTCGCTGTCCGTGACGTTCGCGGGCCGCGACATCGGAGAGCTGTCCCGCCTGCCGCTGGAGCAGGTCGCGGACCTCATCCGGCCCACCGCGGAGGGGAAGGGGAAGGACGCGGACGTCATGGCCCGCGAGCACCCGGAGAAGCTCATCGTCGCCCAGCGCATCACCAAGGACCTGCTCGCGCGCATCCAGGTGCTCACGGACCTGGGCCTGGGCTACCTGTCGCTGGAGCGCAGCACGCCCACGCTGTCACCGGGGGAGTTGCAGCGGCTGCGGCTGGCCACGCAGGTGCGCTCCAACCTCTTCGGCGTGGTGTACGTGATGGACGAGCCGTCCGCCGGCCTGCACCCCGCGGACACGGAGGCGTTGCTCACGGCGCTGGACCGGCTGAAGGAGGCGGGCAACTCGCTGTTCGTGGTGGAGCACGAGGTGGATGTCATCCGCCACGCGGATTGGATCGTCGACGTGGGGCCCGCCGCCGGGGAGCACGGCGGACGCGTGCTCTACAGCGGCACGCCGGAGGGGCTCGCGAAGGTGGAGGCGTCCCGGACGCGGCGCTACCTCTTCGAGGAGGAGGCCCTGCGCCGCCGCGAGCCCCGCGAGCCCACGGGGCGGCTGCGCCTGGAGGGCGTGAAGCGCAACAACCTGCGCGGCCTGGCCGTGGACTTCCCGCTGGGCGTCTTCACTACGGTGACGGGCGTGTCTGGCTCCGGCAAGTCCAGCCTCGTGAGCCAGGCGCTGGTGGAGTTGGTGGCGGCGCGCCTGGGCCAGACGCTGGCGCCGGAAGAGGAGGAGGGCGAGCCGCTGGACCGCGAGCCGGTGATGGCGAGCGAGGGCCATATCAAGGAAGGGATGGAGGCCATCCGCCGGATGGTGACGGTGGACCAGAAGCCCATCGGCCGCACGCCGCGTTCCAACCTGGCGACGTACACGGGCCTCTTCGACCACGTGCGCAAGCTGTTCGCGGCGACGCCGCTTTCGAAGTCGCGCAAGTACGGCGCGGGGCGCTTCTCCTTCAACACGGCGGGAGGCCGCTGCGACACGTGCGAGGGCGAGGGCTTCGTGAGCGTGGAGCTGCTCTTCCTGCCCAGCGTGTACGCGCCGTGCCCCACGTGCCACGGCACCCGCTACAACGCGAAGACGCTGGAGGTGCGCTACCGCGAGAAGAACATCGCGGACGTGCTGGGGCTGACGGTGGACGGCGCCTTCGACTTCTTCACCGAGGAGCCGCCGCTCCAGCGAGCGCTCAAGGTGCTGCGGGACGTGGGCCTGGGCTACCTGCGCCTGGGCCAGCCCGCGACGGAGTTGTCCGGTGGCGAGGCCCAGCGCATCAAGCTGGCCACGGAGCTCCAGCGCACGCAGCACGGCGACACGCTCTACGTGCTGGATGAGCCCACCACGGGCCTGCACCCGGCGGACGTGGACAAGCTGATGACGCAGCTGGAGGGGCTGGTGGACGCGGGCAACACGGTCATCGTCGTGGAGCACGACCTGCGCGTCATCGCCGCCAGCGACCACGTCATCGACGTGGGACCCGGCGCGGGCAACGCCGGAGGCCGCGTGGTGGCGCAGGGCACGCCGGAGCAGGTGGCGAAGGTGAAGGAGAGCCGCACCGCGCCTTATCTGGCGCGGGTGCTCAGATGA
- the hemE gene encoding uroporphyrinogen decarboxylase produces MNDRLLRTARRQPTDTTPVWLMRQAGRYLPEYRAIRGNIAFLDLCKDPDLAAEVTVQPITRLGVDAAIIFSDILIPVEAMGIHLELGDKGPHFPNPLRTPADIDKLGVPDPVEGTGFVAEAIRRTRKALNDSVPVIGFAGAPFTLAAYMVEGGGSKSYIQIKRLLFEQPEVAHRLFQKLTDTLIPYLKMQVEAGAKIVQIFDSWGGELSPWDFERFSLPYLTEMVTELKATGVPVILFGVNMTPHLPLLKRTGADVIGLDWRCPVDEGRRILGPDVATQGNLDPLHLFLPREELDGRVKDILRRAGPTGHIFNLGHGILPPTDPDAAKFLVDAVHKHGAALRQGTLD; encoded by the coding sequence GTGAACGACCGACTCCTGCGCACGGCGCGCCGCCAGCCCACCGACACCACCCCCGTGTGGCTGATGCGTCAGGCGGGCCGCTACCTGCCCGAGTACCGCGCCATCCGCGGCAACATCGCGTTCCTGGACCTTTGCAAGGACCCGGACCTGGCCGCCGAAGTCACCGTCCAGCCCATCACCCGCCTGGGCGTGGACGCGGCCATCATCTTCTCCGACATCCTCATCCCCGTGGAGGCGATGGGCATCCACCTGGAACTGGGCGACAAGGGCCCCCACTTCCCCAACCCGCTGCGCACGCCCGCGGACATCGACAAGCTCGGCGTCCCCGACCCCGTCGAAGGCACCGGCTTCGTCGCGGAGGCCATCCGCCGCACGCGCAAGGCGCTCAATGACTCCGTGCCCGTCATCGGCTTCGCGGGCGCGCCCTTCACCCTGGCCGCGTACATGGTCGAGGGCGGCGGCTCCAAGAGCTACATCCAGATCAAGCGCCTGCTCTTCGAGCAGCCTGAAGTCGCCCACCGCCTCTTCCAGAAGCTCACCGACACCCTCATCCCGTACCTCAAGATGCAGGTGGAGGCCGGCGCGAAGATTGTTCAAATCTTCGACTCCTGGGGCGGGGAGCTGTCCCCCTGGGACTTCGAGCGCTTCAGCCTCCCGTACCTCACCGAGATGGTGACGGAGCTCAAGGCCACCGGCGTCCCCGTCATCCTCTTCGGCGTGAACATGACCCCGCACCTGCCGCTCCTGAAGCGCACCGGCGCGGACGTCATCGGCCTGGACTGGCGCTGCCCCGTGGACGAGGGCCGCCGCATCCTCGGGCCGGACGTGGCCACCCAGGGCAACCTGGATCCGCTCCACCTCTTCCTCCCCCGTGAAGAGCTGGACGGCCGCGTGAAGGACATCCTCCGCCGCGCCGGCCCCACCGGGCACATCTTCAACCTGGGCCACGGCATCCTCCCGCCCACCGACCCGGACGCCGCGAAGTTCCTCGTGGACGCCGTCCACAAGCACGGCGCCGCCCTCCGCCAGGGCACGCTCGACTGA